A window of Dyella terrae contains these coding sequences:
- a CDS encoding short-chain fatty acid transporter: protein MQPSKEGFLARAALRSSAWAERWFPDAWVFAALGVILVAAAALAFGATPTVTVNAFGDGFWSLIPFTMQMAFVVIGGYVVATAPIVARFIDTLARVPKTGRGAICYVGLVSMLASLLSWGFSLVFGGLLVRALARREELRMDYRAAGAAAYLGLGAVWAMGLSSSAAQLQANPKSMPPGLLQITGVLPFSQTILLWQSVALTACLIAVSLVVCWLTAPSRDNARTAADFGVTESATPPLPARSRPGEWLEYSPVLSVLIGMLGLGWLIHEFATKPAVTAIANLNTYNFLFLTLGLLLHWRPRSFLNAVARAVPSTAGVLIQFPLYGGIAALLTQAPGTGGDTLAHHLSGLFVSIASTDTFSLVMGVYSAVLGFFVPSGGGKWLVEAPYVMQAANDLHVHLGWAVQVYNAAEALPNLINPFWMLPLLGVLGLKARDVVGFTFMQLIVHVPLVLGLLWALGLTLTYVPPVMP, encoded by the coding sequence GTGCAGCCATCGAAAGAGGGGTTCCTCGCGCGCGCCGCCTTGCGCAGTTCAGCCTGGGCCGAACGCTGGTTTCCGGACGCCTGGGTCTTCGCGGCATTGGGCGTCATCCTGGTCGCGGCCGCCGCGCTCGCCTTCGGGGCAACGCCTACGGTCACGGTCAACGCCTTCGGGGACGGCTTCTGGAGCCTGATTCCCTTCACGATGCAGATGGCTTTCGTCGTGATCGGTGGCTATGTCGTCGCCACGGCGCCCATCGTGGCGCGTTTCATCGATACCCTGGCGCGCGTTCCAAAGACCGGTCGCGGCGCGATCTGCTACGTCGGCCTGGTCAGCATGCTGGCGTCGCTGCTCTCCTGGGGTTTTTCGCTGGTCTTTGGCGGCTTGCTCGTGCGTGCACTGGCCCGACGCGAGGAGCTGCGCATGGACTATCGCGCGGCCGGCGCAGCGGCCTATCTGGGACTGGGTGCCGTGTGGGCGATGGGGCTCTCCTCGTCCGCGGCACAGCTGCAGGCCAACCCCAAGAGCATGCCGCCCGGGCTGTTGCAGATCACCGGCGTCCTGCCTTTCAGCCAGACGATCCTGCTGTGGCAGTCAGTGGCACTGACCGCCTGCCTGATTGCCGTGTCGCTGGTGGTCTGCTGGCTCACCGCGCCCTCGCGCGACAACGCCCGTACGGCTGCCGATTTTGGCGTCACCGAATCCGCCACGCCGCCGCTTCCCGCGCGCAGCCGCCCCGGCGAGTGGCTGGAATACAGTCCGGTGCTGTCGGTCCTGATCGGCATGCTCGGGCTTGGCTGGCTCATCCATGAGTTCGCGACGAAACCGGCCGTCACCGCCATCGCCAACCTCAACACCTACAACTTCCTGTTTCTCACCCTGGGATTGCTGCTGCACTGGCGCCCGCGCAGTTTTCTCAATGCCGTGGCACGCGCCGTGCCGAGCACGGCGGGCGTACTGATCCAGTTCCCGCTCTACGGTGGCATCGCCGCCTTGCTGACGCAGGCACCGGGCACGGGCGGCGATACGCTGGCCCATCATCTTTCGGGCTTGTTCGTCAGCATCGCTTCGACCGACACGTTCTCCCTGGTCATGGGCGTGTATTCGGCGGTGCTCGGATTCTTCGTTCCGTCGGGTGGCGGCAAGTGGCTCGTCGAAGCACCTTACGTGATGCAGGCGGCCAACGATCTGCACGTCCATCTGGGCTGGGCTGTCCAGGTCTACAACGCCGCCGAAGCCCTGCCCAACCTGATCAATCCGTTCTGGATGCTGCCGCTGCTGGGCGTGCTGGGGCTCAAGGCGCGCGACGTGGTCGGTTTCACCTTCATGCAGCTGATCGTGCATGTGCCTCTCGTACTTGGGCTGCTTTGGGCGCTTGGGTTGACGTTGACGTATGTGCCACCGGTGATGCCGTGA
- a CDS encoding autotransporter outer membrane beta-barrel domain-containing protein translates to MVVVEKSSADQGHPWKALSLAVVSGLMAPSLASAERGAQVADGTRLELAGGDYRTTNYGGTVLHAYNGGSIFTVNDTLIHSSGENAFGGLVRGEGSTMRLVGTQVVTEGTGSIGLYALAGASLNVLGSPTNMATLRTQGDFATGIVAEGEGTRVSLEYLSIDTQGKLAEGVAVGEGAEASIAHSDITTSGSDASAIRLGEGSLLLQSSRLTASGPSADGLRLLGSGQATLRDVDIDVHGKASAGIQLGASGASADLERVAIRASGEAAYGLFLPVRVSARASQVHIDADGTGATGIYSRGSELSFDHGLIRTRGERATGVMIGEGVAGDASNTRMEGTQILSEGAKSTAVAVSGQADLDARLGLIRATGDASTGLWTHASRVALSETIVEATGMESTAVRAGGGANLAMHNSRVTAQGDSADALHVTSGASVQARHTSISAEGPSAWAARVEDGGRLQVTGGQVRSKTHGAFAVKGDASIELHGGTHAIGGNGVLMSVDDAAGIQSLELREGAVAQGDIVLSEGVIDAGGRSDNHAGLTMSLRNRSAWLGSTTVLGTLAIEGQSQWQMSADAKLGRLHVDDGVIAFDESPAGSFKTLQVMGDYSGRGGVVRMHALLDATPDASTDRLWIGGKVATTGTTYLAVSARGNGGNTDINGDGIINADEGHSLVQVRGDSRADAFALAGGYVAAGPWQYTLKAFGPGDVADPQSGAGGEPATWDYRLGSRFVGEEETRRSVVPQLPAYLSSPTALLAYGDEMNSTLHRRQGELRRALPHYSPHNGELFVRTVASGSSYRSDLGFKRFGYAFDQNIQALQLGGSIVTWLPDDTAVRAGWSADKGRTTFSPKAIDGHSRTRYDAHGVSAWLSWYQVNGFYLDGVVGHRRYAGRVGTSRHGEDTGRLHANGWTASLESGYPVQLQGGWLIEPQAQVAYQSLSFKKFRDADGIDVAFKGATQVQARIGARIALENDDRYTPYGRVDLVHTTGGRATLKASHPDWQVAETFASGRQGLGYRVGAGVTAQVTRHVSAFGETSFQGRADKAGFKGWSASAGVRVNF, encoded by the coding sequence ATGGTGGTCGTCGAGAAGTCCAGCGCGGACCAGGGTCATCCGTGGAAGGCGTTGTCACTGGCCGTGGTCAGTGGACTGATGGCGCCCAGCCTGGCGTCGGCCGAACGAGGTGCACAGGTTGCCGACGGCACCCGGCTCGAGCTGGCCGGTGGCGATTACCGGACGACGAACTACGGCGGCACCGTTCTGCACGCGTACAACGGCGGAAGCATCTTCACTGTCAACGACACGCTGATCCATTCGAGCGGTGAGAACGCCTTTGGCGGCCTGGTGCGTGGCGAAGGTTCGACCATGAGACTGGTCGGAACGCAAGTCGTGACCGAAGGCACCGGAAGCATCGGGCTGTATGCCTTGGCCGGCGCATCGCTGAACGTCCTGGGTTCGCCGACCAACATGGCGACACTTCGCACTCAGGGGGACTTCGCCACGGGCATCGTCGCGGAAGGCGAAGGCACCCGGGTCTCGCTCGAATATCTGTCCATCGACACGCAAGGCAAGTTGGCGGAGGGTGTCGCCGTGGGAGAGGGTGCCGAGGCGAGCATCGCCCACAGCGACATCACGACTTCCGGCAGCGACGCCTCGGCGATACGGCTGGGCGAGGGCTCCCTGCTGCTGCAGTCCAGTCGCCTGACAGCCAGCGGACCCAGCGCCGACGGCCTGCGGTTACTGGGGAGCGGCCAGGCCACGCTTCGCGATGTCGACATCGATGTTCACGGCAAGGCGTCAGCGGGCATCCAACTGGGCGCATCCGGCGCATCGGCCGATCTGGAGCGCGTCGCGATCCGCGCCTCGGGCGAAGCTGCTTATGGCCTGTTCCTTCCGGTGCGTGTTTCAGCGCGCGCCTCGCAGGTCCATATCGATGCGGATGGCACCGGCGCCACGGGTATCTATTCGCGAGGCAGTGAACTGAGCTTCGATCATGGCCTTATCCGAACACGGGGCGAGCGGGCCACGGGTGTCATGATCGGAGAGGGCGTTGCAGGTGATGCGTCGAACACGCGCATGGAAGGTACGCAGATCCTGTCGGAGGGAGCGAAGAGTACGGCCGTGGCGGTCAGTGGCCAGGCCGATCTTGATGCCCGGCTTGGACTGATCCGGGCCACGGGCGACGCCTCCACCGGGCTATGGACCCACGCAAGCCGGGTCGCGCTGTCCGAGACCATTGTCGAAGCGACGGGCATGGAAAGTACGGCCGTCCGTGCGGGCGGTGGCGCGAACCTGGCCATGCATAACAGCCGGGTGACCGCACAAGGCGACTCGGCGGACGCCCTGCACGTGACCTCCGGTGCCTCGGTCCAGGCCCGCCATACGTCCATCTCGGCCGAGGGCCCAAGCGCATGGGCCGCGCGCGTTGAGGACGGTGGACGACTGCAAGTCACGGGCGGGCAGGTGCGCAGCAAGACGCATGGCGCTTTCGCGGTAAAGGGTGACGCAAGCATTGAGCTGCATGGCGGCACCCATGCCATCGGCGGCAACGGCGTGCTGATGAGCGTGGATGACGCTGCCGGCATCCAGTCGCTGGAACTGCGGGAAGGTGCAGTGGCTCAGGGCGATATTGTGCTTTCCGAGGGTGTCATCGACGCGGGCGGTCGCTCGGACAACCATGCGGGCCTGACGATGTCGCTGCGAAATCGCTCGGCCTGGCTCGGATCAACGACCGTACTCGGAACACTGGCCATCGAGGGTCAGTCCCAGTGGCAGATGTCCGCCGATGCGAAGCTGGGCCGCTTGCATGTCGACGACGGCGTGATCGCCTTCGATGAATCGCCGGCGGGCTCGTTCAAGACTTTGCAGGTGATGGGTGACTACAGCGGTCGCGGGGGCGTGGTGCGCATGCACGCCTTGCTCGATGCCACGCCGGACGCATCCACGGATCGCCTTTGGATTGGCGGCAAGGTTGCGACGACCGGGACGACGTATCTGGCGGTGAGCGCCCGTGGCAACGGCGGAAACACCGACATCAACGGTGACGGCATCATCAATGCCGACGAAGGTCATTCGCTGGTCCAGGTCAGGGGCGATTCGCGCGCGGATGCCTTCGCGCTTGCCGGTGGCTACGTTGCCGCGGGGCCGTGGCAATACACGCTCAAGGCCTTTGGTCCGGGCGACGTCGCCGATCCGCAAAGTGGCGCCGGGGGAGAGCCGGCGACGTGGGACTATCGCCTGGGCAGCCGGTTTGTCGGCGAAGAAGAAACGCGGCGCTCCGTCGTGCCACAGCTGCCGGCTTACCTTTCGTCGCCTACGGCCCTGCTTGCTTACGGCGACGAGATGAACAGCACGCTTCATCGCCGCCAGGGCGAGCTACGCCGCGCTTTGCCCCACTACTCACCGCACAACGGCGAGCTCTTCGTGCGAACAGTGGCGAGCGGATCGAGCTATCGCTCTGATCTTGGATTCAAGCGGTTTGGCTACGCCTTCGACCAGAACATCCAGGCGCTTCAGCTGGGCGGGAGCATCGTGACGTGGCTTCCCGACGACACCGCCGTGCGTGCGGGTTGGTCCGCGGACAAAGGCCGCACCACGTTCTCGCCCAAGGCGATCGATGGTCACAGTCGCACGCGCTACGACGCGCACGGTGTGTCCGCGTGGTTGTCCTGGTATCAGGTCAACGGCTTCTATCTTGACGGCGTGGTGGGCCATCGGCGCTACGCAGGTCGCGTCGGTACCAGCCGCCACGGTGAGGATACGGGACGACTGCATGCGAACGGCTGGACGGCCTCACTGGAGTCGGGCTATCCCGTTCAACTGCAGGGAGGCTGGCTGATTGAACCGCAGGCACAGGTGGCGTATCAGTCGCTCTCCTTCAAGAAGTTCCGCGACGCTGATGGCATCGATGTTGCCTTCAAGGGCGCCACGCAGGTACAGGCGCGCATCGGTGCAAGGATCGCCCTGGAGAATGACGACCGCTACACGCCGTACGGGCGGGTCGACCTCGTCCATACGACAGGGGGGCGGGCCACGCTGAAGGCAAGCCATCCGGATTGGCAAGTGGCAGAGACATTTGCCAGTGGACGGCAAGGTCTGGGTTACCGCGTTGGGGCAGGCGTGACGGCCCAGGTCACGCGACACGTGAGCGCCTTCGGCGAGACCAGTTTCCAAGGCCGCGCCGACAAGGCGGGCTTCAAGGGTTGGTCGGCAAGCGCCGGTGTACGCGTCAATTTCTGA
- a CDS encoding fimbrial protein → MNLKIIAAGLISAAIAAPSAFASTGVVNFNGGITSSTCKVDGQDPGAGPINKNVTMPWVRASDMASVGDTAAKTTFRFVIGGPGDASCPNGTKVYAFFEAGSYGSVETGRLRASNRDNAGVEFQLYDKNNKAIIVGDGSQGDVKETIVNNTATLFYSVAYYRVASISNGALQSQTPYVISFEP, encoded by the coding sequence ATGAATTTGAAAATCATTGCCGCAGGACTTATCTCCGCCGCCATCGCCGCACCGTCGGCGTTTGCATCGACGGGTGTCGTCAACTTCAATGGCGGCATCACCAGTTCGACCTGCAAAGTGGACGGACAAGACCCGGGTGCCGGTCCGATCAACAAGAACGTCACCATGCCGTGGGTGCGCGCCAGCGATATGGCCAGCGTCGGTGATACGGCTGCCAAGACCACCTTTCGCTTCGTCATCGGCGGCCCGGGTGATGCATCGTGCCCCAATGGCACCAAGGTCTACGCCTTTTTCGAAGCCGGCTCGTACGGCTCCGTCGAGACTGGCCGCCTGCGCGCCAGCAATCGCGACAATGCCGGCGTGGAATTCCAGCTTTACGACAAGAACAACAAGGCCATCATCGTGGGCGATGGTTCGCAGGGTGACGTAAAGGAAACGATCGTCAATAACACGGCTACGTTGTTCTACAGCGTTGCCTACTACAGGGTTGCTTCGATCTCTAACGGCGCGCTGCAGTCGCAGACGCCCTACGTGATCAGCTTCGAGCCCTGA
- a CDS encoding fimbrial biogenesis chaperone produces the protein MSKRLNFLAGIALSMLASLVAVTPARAGVVMNGTRFIYASTDKEITVKVTNEGKVPVLVQSWIDEGDYKSTPESSAAPFGLTPPIARLDVGRAQTLRISALKHEFARDRETQYWLNVLEVSSRQKDLPGEEQSRLEFSFRYRLKLLYRPSGLPGSAGEAPSKLVWKLADGQLTARNDTPYHVTLNSLALASGQASMALDTMAIAPFSSRGVPVKGAMPAHGTGAVKVDYHSIDDWGAFIPHSKPLER, from the coding sequence ATGTCGAAACGTTTGAATTTCCTTGCGGGCATCGCCTTGTCGATGCTTGCCAGCCTTGTTGCCGTGACACCTGCGCGCGCGGGCGTCGTCATGAATGGCACGCGGTTCATTTACGCCAGTACGGATAAGGAAATCACGGTCAAGGTGACCAACGAGGGCAAGGTGCCCGTCCTGGTCCAGTCGTGGATCGACGAAGGCGACTACAAGTCGACACCCGAATCCTCAGCGGCACCCTTTGGTCTTACGCCACCCATCGCGCGACTGGACGTGGGGCGTGCGCAAACACTGCGCATCAGTGCACTCAAGCATGAGTTTGCCCGCGACCGGGAAACGCAGTACTGGTTGAACGTCCTTGAAGTGAGCTCGCGCCAAAAGGACTTGCCGGGCGAGGAGCAGAGCCGGCTTGAGTTTTCGTTTCGGTATCGACTCAAGCTGCTTTACCGTCCGTCCGGCTTGCCAGGGAGTGCAGGGGAGGCGCCGTCGAAGCTGGTGTGGAAGCTGGCGGATGGCCAGCTGACAGCGCGCAACGACACGCCTTATCACGTGACGCTCAACAGCCTGGCCCTGGCCAGTGGTCAGGCGTCGATGGCGTTGGACACGATGGCCATCGCCCCGTTCTCCTCCAGGGGCGTGCCCGTCAAAGGTGCCATGCCCGCCCATGGTACGGGCGCTGTGAAGGTGGACTACCACTCCATCGACGACTGGGGTGCCTTCATCCCGCATAGCAAGCCACTGGAACGCTGA
- a CDS encoding fimbria/pilus outer membrane usher protein, which yields MNPMATHPARVSPLAVDVMPRRRLYAALATLLPATSWGAALEPAVASGPEPGVGAASGAAADVYFNPGLLHGRINEVDLSRFEKGQSTLPGTYRTRILVNGDPLLTQDVTFRTVPGQAGAQACITPGLLSQMGLDPVKVALHTKDHPDTVPMPSGNFEACGDLHRYLPDARVEFDSYELVLRVSIPQVFLRTSARGYVNPDQWDHGVPVATLAYNANTYHLRGHGQTSTSTYVGVQAGVNAGRWRFRHDGAFNHQSGSHQYRGNQTYVQRDVTAAKAQLTLGDTYTNGELVDSLRIRGVTLGSDTRMLAPSQRGFAPVIRGVAETNARVTVKQRGYVIYETTVAAGGFQIDDLYPSGFNGDLEVTITEADGREKYIRIPFSAQPRLLREGQYRFNIAVGELRELSQSTSPMVVQGTLQYGVSNALTLYGGITGSKDYRSVMTGAAINTRLGALSMDVTDAHARLPRQGKREHGISARLAYAKRVASTDTTFGLAAYRCNTRGYLGIADAARLNQRGSVPWGDRERSRFDVSLQQSLGSMSGQLSLGASQIRYWNGRAARLDYSVGYSHTWRHIGLNVQAQRSQYGNASSAGARQERKPDNSVFVSINVPLGHAANSPRFHSSVSRRSRSSDTYQAGINGTLGADNAFSYGVQGHRSGGAQPVTGGSANATYRSPLAVLAASVGKSSRSPSQYSLSASGAVVAHRHGVTLGQELGETNAIVHAPGARGARVDSRSGVRIDRWGNAIVPHLNPYQVNSIDIDPIGTDADVEMQSTNALVVPRAGAVVQLNYTTVQGKAVMVHALHADGSPLPFGALVFDAEGNEVGVVGQGSRAFIRGAPEGAVLKVSWGQQAGESCRIRLPPSVSSLPADGAYRSWEARCELSESAPFSQPDPPPFSLR from the coding sequence ATGAACCCGATGGCCACCCATCCTGCGCGTGTTTCGCCGCTTGCCGTCGATGTCATGCCTCGCCGGCGTCTCTACGCAGCCCTGGCGACCTTGCTGCCGGCCACCTCCTGGGGCGCCGCGCTTGAGCCGGCGGTCGCTTCGGGCCCCGAGCCTGGTGTGGGGGCGGCATCGGGAGCGGCAGCCGACGTGTACTTCAATCCGGGTTTGCTGCACGGTCGCATCAACGAGGTGGATCTGTCGCGCTTTGAAAAGGGCCAGTCGACGCTGCCCGGTACCTACCGGACGCGCATCCTTGTCAATGGCGATCCGCTTCTCACGCAGGATGTCACGTTCCGCACCGTGCCGGGCCAGGCCGGAGCGCAGGCGTGCATTACGCCGGGCCTGTTGAGCCAGATGGGACTTGATCCGGTCAAGGTGGCCCTGCACACGAAAGACCATCCGGATACGGTGCCCATGCCGTCGGGTAACTTCGAAGCATGCGGCGATCTTCATCGATACCTTCCCGATGCACGCGTTGAGTTCGACAGCTATGAGCTGGTACTTCGCGTCTCGATTCCACAGGTTTTTCTGAGAACCTCGGCCCGGGGGTACGTCAATCCGGACCAGTGGGACCACGGCGTGCCGGTAGCGACCCTGGCCTACAACGCCAACACCTATCACCTGCGCGGCCATGGGCAGACATCGACGAGTACCTATGTCGGCGTCCAGGCGGGCGTGAACGCGGGTCGCTGGCGATTCAGGCATGACGGCGCGTTCAATCATCAATCCGGTTCGCATCAGTACCGGGGCAACCAGACCTATGTGCAGCGCGATGTCACTGCGGCCAAGGCACAGCTGACCCTTGGCGATACGTACACGAATGGCGAACTGGTCGACAGCCTGCGCATTCGTGGCGTCACGCTTGGCAGTGACACCCGCATGCTTGCACCGTCACAGCGAGGCTTTGCCCCGGTCATCCGTGGCGTAGCCGAAACCAACGCGCGGGTGACGGTCAAGCAACGTGGTTATGTGATCTACGAAACCACCGTGGCCGCCGGCGGGTTCCAGATCGATGACCTGTACCCGTCGGGTTTCAATGGCGACCTGGAGGTCACCATTACGGAAGCGGACGGGCGCGAGAAGTACATTCGCATTCCCTTCAGCGCACAGCCCCGCCTGCTGCGCGAAGGTCAGTACCGATTCAACATCGCGGTCGGCGAGCTTCGCGAACTGTCGCAAAGCACGTCGCCCATGGTGGTGCAGGGCACGCTCCAGTATGGCGTATCCAATGCCTTGACCTTGTACGGCGGCATCACCGGCTCGAAGGACTATCGCTCGGTGATGACAGGCGCAGCCATCAACACGCGCCTGGGCGCGCTGTCGATGGATGTCACCGACGCGCACGCCCGCCTGCCGCGGCAGGGCAAGCGTGAGCATGGCATCAGTGCGCGCCTTGCATATGCCAAGCGAGTGGCGAGCACGGATACGACCTTCGGTCTTGCGGCCTATCGCTGCAATACCCGTGGTTACCTTGGCATCGCGGATGCGGCGCGCCTCAATCAGCGCGGCAGTGTTCCTTGGGGCGACAGGGAGCGAAGCCGCTTTGACGTAAGCCTGCAGCAATCGCTGGGTTCCATGTCCGGCCAGTTGTCGCTTGGGGCATCCCAGATCAGGTACTGGAACGGGCGAGCCGCGCGGCTTGACTACTCCGTGGGCTATTCCCACACCTGGCGACACATCGGGCTGAACGTGCAGGCGCAGCGATCGCAGTATGGAAACGCCTCGTCGGCGGGTGCGCGCCAGGAGCGCAAGCCGGATAACTCGGTCTTCGTCAGCATCAACGTGCCACTGGGGCATGCGGCGAACAGCCCGCGCTTCCATAGCTCCGTCAGCCGCCGATCGAGGTCGTCGGACACCTACCAGGCCGGCATCAACGGGACGCTGGGTGCCGACAATGCTTTCAGCTACGGCGTTCAGGGCCATCGCTCCGGTGGCGCACAACCGGTGACCGGGGGGAGCGCCAACGCTACCTATCGTTCGCCGCTTGCGGTGCTCGCGGCAAGCGTCGGGAAAAGTTCGCGCTCGCCTTCACAGTACTCATTGAGCGCTTCGGGGGCCGTGGTCGCCCACCGCCACGGCGTAACCCTGGGGCAGGAGCTGGGCGAGACCAATGCCATCGTCCACGCACCGGGTGCAAGGGGTGCGCGCGTCGACAGCCGCAGTGGCGTGCGCATCGACCGGTGGGGCAACGCCATCGTGCCGCACCTCAACCCGTACCAGGTCAACTCCATCGATATCGATCCCATTGGCACGGACGCGGACGTTGAGATGCAGTCGACCAACGCCCTGGTCGTTCCGCGCGCGGGTGCCGTGGTCCAGCTGAACTACACGACAGTGCAGGGAAAGGCCGTGATGGTGCACGCGCTGCATGCGGATGGGAGCCCGCTGCCGTTTGGTGCGCTCGTGTTCGATGCCGAAGGCAATGAAGTGGGCGTCGTGGGGCAAGGCAGTCGCGCATTCATCCGCGGAGCTCCGGAGGGCGCAGTCCTCAAGGTGTCATGGGGCCAGCAAGCGGGCGAGAGTTGCAGGATCCGCCTGCCGCCATCGGTGTCATCGCTGCCTGCGGATGGCGCGTACCGAAGCTGGGAAGCGCGCTGCGAACTTTCGGAATCCGCCCCATTCAGTCAGCCCGATCCGCCGCCGTTTTCCTTGCGATGA